GTCCGTGTAGAAGTGGCCGGCGCTGGGGTAGCGGAAGACCTCCAGGACGGATGCGGATCCCTTGGCTGTCATCTCCATGGCGGCGACGCGTTCCGGAGGAGCGAAGGGGTCCGGGTCGGCGGCGTGCAGCTGGATGCCGAGACCAGGGCGGGAGTTGACCGGCACCTCGGCCGTGGCGTGCAGGAGCAGGATCCCGGCGGCACCGGTCCGTTCGGGCCACAGACCGCTGACCACGCCAGTGCCCATGGAGACACCGACCAGCACCGTGTCCTCCGGCATGCCTTCCAGTGCCAGCCGAGCGCGCTGCATCACGGTGTCCCAGCCCACCTGTTCCACCAGCCCGAACCCTTCATCAAGGGTGGTCGCCACCAGACCACCGAAGAGGTCAGGGGCGACGACTTCGTGCCCGGCCCGGCGAAGCCTCTCGGCGGCAAGGAGCTCGACGGGGCGGAGGCCGAGCACAGAGTGGAAGAGTGCGATGTGTGCCATGACGCTCATCGTGCCCGAGGGTACTACCGGTCGTCGTCTGTGCCTGGACAAGGCAGTTGGAACCACGAGCCTGCTGTGACCTGCCGGTTTGTGTCCCGTCTCAAATGATCTGGTCCAGGGCCAGGGCTGTGACCTGCAACGACCGGGTCATTTGAGACGCCCGGCCACCGGAGATCTCGGATCGTGCGGTTGCCCGAGCCGAACCCCAGTACCGACTGGAGCGCGCTGCCCGGAGTGCACCTGCGCTGCCCCGACGACGAGAGCCTGATCGAGTGGGGCGACCCCGAACAGGAGTGCTTGTGCGGACGGCTCAGCCGGGACAGCGAGGGCCAGCTGCTGCCGCTGACGCCGTGCGATTTCATCGCCGTCCAGGAAACGCCCCCCGAAGACCGCCCTCCGGGCCAGGTCCCACAGGACGAGCTCGTCCGCGGCGGACAGGCAGTACTCCCACGTCGACGTCGGCGACGCGCCGGCTGCAGCGGCGGTCACACGTCGGCCCGGCCCAGGAGCTGCCACAACTCGCTCACGGCCCGGGCCAGCGCGGCCCGGTCCTCGGCGTCCGGCGGACCCGAGTCGGCGACCGGGGGATTGAAGCCGCCGGCGTCGTTCAGGGTGCCGGCGAACAGCGTGACGACCGGTGCCGCGAAGCTGGCCGTGATGCCCAGCCAGCGGCGGTCGGCGTCGTGGACCAGGTGCTTCTGCTCGCTCGGCGCGCCGCCCAGGACGCGGACCTGGCCGCCCCTTGCGAGGTCCTCGATGATGCGGTCAGCGATCTGGTCCGGTCCCCATGTCCGTGCCCTCCCTGGTGTGATCATCCCTGTGACGGGGCCACCGCAGCCGGTACGCCCGGGCAGGCGCGATGATGTCAGCGGAGTCGAGCCAGTCCCAGGGCCGCCCGCCGCGGCCTCCCGGTCGTGTTCGGACCTCCGCACCTCGACCGCGAGCCTACGGCCGACCGGTTCCCTCCGCCGACGCCGGAGCTGAGCAGACAGCGTTCACGGCGCCCCGGCCCCGGCCGGCGAACCGGGACCTCCCGCATGCAGCAGGGCCAGGACCTCCGCGGCTGTCCCCACGTCGCCGAAGCAGCGGTGGACCACGGTCAGGGTGGTGTTGTGCGCCTCGTCCGAGTAGGTCGCGGCGGCGTCGGCGACCAGAACCGCCCGGTAGCCCGGCGCCGCCGCGTCCCGCACGGTGGACCACACAGACGCCGGAGGCTTTGCCCGCCACGACGACCGTGTTGAAGGTCTGCCGGGTCCACCTGTGGGGGGAGCGGCAGGTCCGGGTCGTTCGTTGACTTTGAGTCATAAACGGATAGTTTTTGCAAATATGGCCCTTGATGAGGTGTCAGTGGATCTTTCAAATGCTATGACACCGGCGCGTCCGCGGGGCCGAATGGCGCAGGCCACGCCGGGCCAGGGGTGCCCCTCTCTTTGCGTTCGAGGCCGGATCGCCCCTTGGAGCAGTGATTGCGGCCGCGCCGCCGCCACCGGGCGGCCGACCCGCCAAGGCGCGAGGGTTCTCGGCAACCGGAGCATCACCGGTGCCCGGTGCATATCGGCGCCCGCTGCCATTGTGTCCGGCCGTTAGCCACACCCCCGAGGGCGCGTTCCCCGCTCCGGTTGCACCGGCCGCCGGACCGCTCGCGTGTCCTGCACAAGCGTCTCGTCCCGCTGTCCCCGGAGGTCTGCTCATGCACAGATTCCCACGTGTCCCCATCCGCTCCCGCCGACGTTCGGCCCGTCCGCGCAGGCGGGCTCTGCACCTGGTGCTCGTCGCCGCACTTGCCACGGCCGGACTGCTGCCGGCCGCCGTCACGCCCGCGGCACAGGCACGGGAGGCCCGGAAAGTGGCGCAGCCCCCGGCCACGGCCGGGGCGCCGGTCGTGACCATCGCCCAGGACGGCACCACGACGGTGTTCGCCCGCACTCCCGCCGACGGCCTGCTGCGGCGCGAGCGCAGCCACGCCACCGCCCAATGGGGCGCGTGGATCGACACTGGCGGACAGACCACCGGAAACGCCGTCGTCGGGCACCGGCTGGACGGCGGGTTGGAGGTCTTCGCCACCCGTGCCTCCGGTCACGTCTGGTTCCAGGCGCAGGAGGCGTCGGGCTGGGGCGCCTGGAGCGACATGGGGACTCCGCCCGGCACGACGGCGGCCGGGACGCCGGTCGTGGTGACCGACAACAACGCCGCCGCCTCCACCCGTGCCAGCGGCCAGGTCCAGGGAAACTCGGACGGCCGCCTGGAGCTGTTCGTGCGCGGTGCGGACGACGCCCTGTGGCATCGCGCCCAGAAGGCTCCCAACGACGGGGGCTGGAGCGCGTGGGAGAAGCTGGGCGGCGGGCCGTGGGCCGGTGACCCCGCCGCCGTCGTCACTGGTGCCGGTCGCATCGCACTGGCGGCCCGCACCAGCGACGGTCACCTGAACGCGACCAGCCAGAAGCAGCCCAGCACCCAGGAGGCCTCGCTGCCAACCGGCAACTGGGCACCCTGGACCGATCTGGGCGCCGACTTCATCAGCAACCCCCAACTGGTGGCCAACGCCTACAGGACCAGCACCGGGCAGACCAGTACGCGCGGCAACGGCACCCTGCTGCAGGCCTTCGCCAACCGCAGCGACCACCACCCGTGGACCGTCGCCCAGTCCCAGTCCGGCACCGCAGCCACTCCCGACGGCACCTGGGACACCGGCCACCCCTACGACCTCGGCCTGGCCCTCACCTCACCGCCTGTGGTCGCCGCGGCCAGCGACGGACGCCTGTCGGTCTTCGGCTTCAACAGCGACCACACCGTCGTCCACCGCTCCCAGACCCACACCCTCATCCCGGGCACCGATGCCACCGGCATCTGGGACGGGGGCTGGCCCCCGCACCCCGGGGTGTCGGCCACGGCCCTTACCGTCACCCGCACCGCCGCAGGCGCCTTCACGGTCATCGTTGTCGATCAAGCCTCCGCCACGATGTACGCGATCGACCAGCTCGCCGCCGGCACCCCCGACTCGCCGGCGGGCACCTGGCTCGACTGGAGCGCACCGGCCCCGATCTCAACCGACCACTGCGCGGGCGCCGGGGCACCGGACTGCCTCAGGATCCATCTCCCCGACCTGAACCAAGACCTCGACACCATCCCTGGCACCACGTTCGAGCCCGTCAACCGCGAGACCCCCGACCCGCAATCAACAAGCCAGAAGTGGGCCCTCGAACCCGTTCCCGGCGCGACCAACGGCACCTTCACCATCCTCAACCACCTCACCCTCGGGTGTATCGCCAACGATGACTCGGAGGTGGGCGTATACCCCTGCGGCGCGTCCGCGGTGACGAAGTGGTACCTCGAACCTGCGACCACCGACAGCACCGGGAAGCCCACGGGCTACCGCATCCACAAGGCCGGCGCGGCACTCTGCCTCACAGCGACCCTGGACTCCGAGTTGAGCGCTCCCTGGGTCATCCAGGCATCCCCCTGCGGCGACGGCAACCCGAACCACAAGCAGGTCTGGAACCTCGGTGGAGACGGCGCCACCGCCCCCGGCATCCTCAACCTCGCGCTCGAACACGCCGCCGCCGCCTGCGCCGGCGACAAGACGTCCAACTGCGTCTTCCAGGACACCAGCACCCCGGTCCCCTACAACGCACCCGCCTGCGTGTACGGCGACGTCCTCTACAACAACAGCCCCTCCAGCACCGCCACGCTGGGCGCCGAGTGGAAGCACCTGACCGGCTCCGACTGGTCGGTCGGCGGTGAGGTGTCCGTCGGCCCCTTCACGTCCCTCGGCCTCGGCGCCACTTTCTCGACCGATCACACCTGGGTCGACGACGACGAGACCTCGCGGACGACGGACATCGAGGTACCGCCCGGACAGTTCGGCTGGATCGAGGAATCCCCCCTGGTCATGCAGACCATCGGCTACTGGAAGTTCACCATCGGCGGATACACCTACACCGTCCCAGGCCACAACCTCTCCAACGCCCGGGACAACACGGGCGGCCAGAACACCCTCGTCATCACCAACACCTCTCCCGAACCTCCCACCAACGCCCCCTGCAACCAGTAACACCGACCAAGAGCCCCAATGCGGACACAGACACCGAGCGGCGGACCGGTACGGGGTGCTGACCGGCTGCCCGGTGGCGGGGCCGCCGCCTGGCGGAGGACCGCCGGTGTCGTCCACGGGGCAAGTCGGGACGAGTACGGAGCATTCCCGGCCAACGTGGCTCCGGAAGCCGTTGCGTCCTACACCTACAGGAAAGCGCGGACTACGTTGGCACTGTAGTCGTTAGGGACTGCTCTGAGTTCAGATCATTAGTTCCGGAAATCGTCCTTGGGGCATGACCACGGCAGTCGGCGGCCCGGCACCCTGCGTGCCGGGCCGCCGCAGTTCACCGGACGCCCCTCCCAAGGGGCTGCTGTGACGCCACCCACGCCTACAACCGATGTGGTCCGAGGGTTTCGACCGCGACGACTTCCACATCGACTTCGACCGCCGACAAGTGACCTGCCCCCAGGGCCAGGTCAGCGCAGGCTGGCACGGCCCCTACCCGACCTCCTCACCCACCGCGGCACCCCTGATCGTGGCGCGATTCACCAAGAGCCAGTGCCAGCCGTGCCCGGACCGGCCCCGGTGCACCAGCTCCAGCGACGCCCGCAACGTGGGCTTTCCCCCACAGGAACTCCGTGATCTGCAAGTCCGCGTCCGCGCCGAGCAGCAGTCACCCGAATGGAAGGCCCGCTACGCGGTCCGCTCCGGAGTGGAGGGCACCATCAACGGGTTCGCCCACGGCCACGGCATGCGCCGCTGCCGCTACCGAGGACAGCCGAAAGCCCACCTGCAACACGTCCTCACAGCCATCGCCGTGAACATCGAACGACTCAGCAGCCAACCAGAGACCGAGAAACCCTCATCATCGAGACCGCCCACCGCCTTCCAGGCCTTCCTGGACCAGCAGTCGATTCCCCGATCCAAGTCCTGGCGCACCCTCGGCACCTGACCTTGACCAACCAAGACCACCGACAGAGTCAAGCTCAGGACACTCTGCGGTCGGGGACGTTGGGCCTACCAGCTGACCGACCGCATCTTGCCTCGAAGTCACTCTTCAACAGGAGTCGCCCCGGCTTCAGCTGGCCGCCCCGCAGCGGAAGTGCACACGGAGTGACTGGTAGCGGCCGTCGGGTCCGGGCATGCAAGTTGACGGCACGTGAGGTGGTCATGTCGTGTCCGTTCGACCTGAGAGAATGGACCAATGGCCTCTCCCAGTTCGACCCAGCACCCGCAGCGCGCCGTCGACCGCGCCAACGCGGCAATCCGGGCGTACCTGCGGGGCCTGCCCGGACGTTCGCCGGGAACCGTCGAGCAGCGGGCCGAGTACCACAAGCTCGTCGACGCCTACCTCGCGGCCGTCGCGGTGCGCGACGGACGGCCGCGCGAGGCCGAGGACGAACCCGAGCCCGTCGCGGCGTAGCGCCGCCGGAAGTGTCCGTCGAGAAGCGCGACCACTCCGACAAGCCCTGCCCCAACCGCCGTTCGGCCGAGCGGCCCCAGCCGCCCACATGATCCGCTAGCGTGTTCGGATGGTTCTCTCCGTCGGCCGATTTGAGAATGACGCGCCTCCCACTCGGCAGAGGTCGCGGCTGGTGCCGATCGCCGTCTTCACGGCTTGCGGTGCCCTGCTCGTCGCGGCCACGGTGGCGATCGCCTGCGGCTGGCCGGGCTGGGCCACCGGCTGCGCAGACTCGCGTGAGGTGTGCTCCCCCTACGAGTCCTTCTCCGGCGACCACACGTTCCCCCAGCTGCTGCACCGGTTCGGGGTGGAAGCGCCCTGCGGGACGAGAGGGCTGAAGTACGCCTACGCCGACAGTTGGAACGACGACAGGGAGACCTTCGACCTGCGCACGTCCATCTCGCAGGCCTGCCTGAGCGGCTTTCTCGCCGGCGTCGCCCCAGGGTCCACCCTGGCCGCCGCGCCGCTCCTCGGCATGCACGACAACGACTTCCCGGTCGACCTGGAAGGCGGCTTCCCCAATGGGGTCATCGGGCCACTGGATCCATCCCACCAGTACCGCGTCATCACCGCGACCAGACCCGACGGATACGGCCAGGTCACTCTCCTCGTGGATACGACCGGCCACGTCCCGTTGCTGGAGGCCGATTTCACCTACGACGCGCCCACCGGCTGGCCAGAGCAGTCGAACTGACCAACCGTCCTGAAGACGCTCCTCGGGAGTGGCTCTGCCCGCGATTGCGCCGATGACCTTGTGTCACGTCGGAGTGCACCTCGCGCCTGGCCGGAGCACAGGCGCAGGTGGCGTGCCTTCCGCAGACCCGGCAGGACTCGAACCTGCGCGCCCCGACAAGCAGCCGGGAGCTGTTCACCGACCCCGGCAACAACGCTGTCGTCCGCACCGACGTAGCGGAGATCATGCAAGTCTGCGACCAAGGTGACATCAACGAAGCCCGCGAGTGCACCGCGCTTCCCCTCGCCGATCTCGACGGCCTGCTGGCGGAAACCCACGGGCAGTCCGGAGTGCGGCGGCGGCTGAGGTGAGCAGCAGCCACACCCTGCCTGGCACGCCAGGAGCCTCAAGGGGTGTCGGTCGTGTGTGCTAGCTTTACTCGTTTTGCTCACATCAATCGAACGGGGGGTCGCCTTGCGACGCATCACAACACTCGCGGCTGCGGCTGCGGTACTCACGCCGCTCCTGCTGGGGAACACCGGCAGCGCGTCCGCCACGAGCGGCAACGGCACGCTGACCGTCACCACGCTGGGGCGGAGCGGCAAGCCGGTCAGCTCCACCCTCAGTGTGTACAACACCAGCACACAGGCCTTCGCCCAGCTGAGCAGCGGCCAGGCGCACTCCCTGGCCAAGGGCACCTACCAGGTGTTCGTCGACATCTGGAACGGCGCGGACGGCACCGACACCATCGGCGCCAGGACGCTGACGGTCTCGGGCGCGACCAGGGCGACCATCGACGCCCGGCAGGGCCGCGCCGTGAAGGCGTCGCTGAGCCCCGCCCCTGGCGCCGGCTACCTCCAGTCCGTCGCGGTCTCCGCATGCTCGGCGGACTCCCCGTACGGTGCGTCCGCCGTGAACAGCGCGGGCAGGGTCTTCGTCATCCCCTCCGCCGACTCCTCGTTCGAGCTGGCCTACTCCTCGACGTGGCGCAACGGGCCGGGCGCGGCGGCGACGGCTTTCGTCGCCATCGGCGACCACCCGAAGGGCCTGCCCAGCGGGGTGTCCGCCACCGTCCGGCAGTCCTCGCTGGCCACTCTCAGGGTGTCCGCCCGCAGCGGCCCGGAGACCGGCGACTCGCAGCTCCAGTTGACGGACAGCAGCGGCACCCCCTGCATGTGGAGTCTCGGGAACGTGGCGTTCGACGCCACGCTGCCGTACTCGATCACCGCCCACGTGTCCCCCGGCTCGTGGTCCGTCTCCGAGCAGGCGCAGGACTACCTCTACAGCAGCGCCCTCAACTACGGCGCCGGCAGGTCCTACGGTCTGACGGTCAACAACGCGGCGTGGGGGCCCGGCGGGGACCTGCCCTACGTCTGGGCCGGGCAGCACCGGCTCTACCTGAACACCGACCAGATGTTCACCGACTCCGCGCTGCCCTACGGCCTCGGGTTCTCTGCGGCCTACAAGCTGACCAAGGGCGGCCGAACGCTGCTGTCGAAGAGTCTGGGAGGCAACAGCCAGGCCACCCTCAACCCGATCCTCACCAGTGGCGGCTGGTACGACCTCACCGTCTCGGCGAGGCGCTCGCCCGACCGGGCGCTGCCCGCGACCGCGCTGTCCACGGCCTCCTCGGTCGCCTTCCACTTCTACACCGACCTGACGGCCTACCGGCAGATCCGGGCCTACCTGACCCGCTTCTCCCCTGCCGGGCTCAATGCCAGTGACCAGGCCGCGCCCGGTGCGCACACCACGGTCGCGCTGGACCTGCAGCGGCCCGCGTCCAACGACGACTTGGTGCACCAGCTCTCCGACTCGGTGAAGAAGGTGCAGGCCTGGTACTCCACCGACGGCGGCCGGAGCTGGCACGCGGTCCCGGTCAGGCTCTCCGGCGGCGCCTGGAGCACCTCCGTGCCCGACCCGGCCGCCGGCCTGGTGTCGTTGCGGTCCGAGGTCACCGACAGCCACGGCGATACCACCACGACCACGGTGGTCAACGCGTACGCGGTGGGCTGACGGCACGACTGCGGCCGGGGCCTGTCCGACAAGATCCGCCGGACAGGCCCCAATCGCTCGGGCCCACCCCCGGTCCGGGAGCAGCGATCGGGCGATGAGTTCAGAGGCGTCGCCGTCGTCCGGCGGCCGGGTCGATCACTCGGCCCTCTCCCCGACCCGCAGTTCACGCAGGTGGAGGCGTCCCTCCATCGGAGCCGGGCTCATACAAGGGAGTTCACCCGGAGCACGCGGGGATGGAGGCGTCCATGCGGTGTCGGGTCCTCACCCAGGCGTCCAGCACCGCCGTCTGATCGGCGGCTCGGGCAGCCTGCCTCGAATCGGGCGAGAAAGCCTCTACTGCGGCGCCACTTCGCCGGTCGCGGTGAATCCGGTCGACGGTCCAGGGTCCAGGGTCCAGGTCGAAGAGCAGGCAGATCGGGCAGGACTCCGAAGCCGGCGGCCGGCAGGCCGGCGGAACCGTTCAAGGGTGGTGACGGACCAGGTCGAGCCGCGCGGAGCCGTATCCGTCGAGCACAGCCGACTCGCTCGCCGCGTGGTCGGGTTTCGGCCTAACAGGGCCTGGCGCTCGTCCGGAGCCGGGCGTCCGTCAGGGAAGTGCGGGCACGGTCACAGCTTGTTCGGTTGGATGTCGAAGGCGAGGACCACGCCGTCGGCAGCCTGCGGGTACATCTCCATCATCTGGCCGTAGATCTCGCCGAACGCGTCGAACCGGGTTTC
The Streptacidiphilus albus JL83 genome window above contains:
- a CDS encoding dienelactone hydrolase family protein; its protein translation is MAHIALFHSVLGLRPVELLAAERLRRAGHEVVAPDLFGGLVATTLDEGFGLVEQVGWDTVMQRARLALEGMPEDTVLVGVSMGTGVVSGLWPERTGAAGILLLHATAEVPVNSRPGLGIQLHAADPDPFAPPERVAAMEMTAKGSASVLEVFRYPSAGHFYTDPASPDHNAAAAELTWARVVDFLRRHDPQLAPESRPQRVG
- a CDS encoding isochorismatase family protein — protein: MWSTVRDAAAPGYRAVLVADAAATYSDEAHNTTLTVVHRCFGDVGTAAEVLALLHAGGPGSPAGAGAP
- a CDS encoding transposase; the encoded protein is MWSEGFDRDDFHIDFDRRQVTCPQGQVSAGWHGPYPTSSPTAAPLIVARFTKSQCQPCPDRPRCTSSSDARNVGFPPQELRDLQVRVRAEQQSPEWKARYAVRSGVEGTINGFAHGHGMRRCRYRGQPKAHLQHVLTAIAVNIERLSSQPETEKPSSSRPPTAFQAFLDQQSIPRSKSWRTLGT